GTCCGGACGATGTCGGCCGTGCCATCTGGAGAGCCGTCGTCCACGATCAGGATCGACAGGTCGGCGTCGAGCTGCATCACCCGGTCGATAACGATCCGGATATTGTCGGACTCGTTATACGTGGGAACGATAACGATCGACGAAGTATCGACGAGAGAAGAGGGGGGAGCGTCGTCAGCCGGGGCGGCGTCCGTAGGGGGCATGCGGGGAGAAACGGCGGTCGGGCAGAAGGCGAAGTGGGGTGAGGGGCCGGACAACGGCGTCCGAGGAGTGAACGGCTACCGCTGCCATCGATCTGACATTCGAACCGAAAAGGTACCAATGATACGCCTCAACTGCAACGCAGCACAATCTCGATCCTCGACTACAATTTCATCGTTCGAGCACAGTTTGGACGAAGGAGCGGATTCTCCGCCATCGGGCGCGAAAGAAGCGCTTCCATGCGCGTGTGAAGACCCGACGTTCGCAAATGTTTGAACGAAGGATTCGAAACCGCGCATACAGGGTCTGATACAAAACGGTGATGTCATTGCTTCTTTGAGAGCGGTCCCCGATGATGTACCGAATCAGCCGCACGCAGCTGGAGGCTTTTAGGCCGGCTCCTGCGCGGCGTGATGATCCGTTGCGTTCCGACCCGGCCCGGCCGGTATTTGAAACCCGGCTCTGATACATGAGGACTCGGTCGGAGCGCGCCGTGGCCGGTTAACCCCCGATTCCGGCAGTCCGGACGATCCCGTATCGAAGGAGTTGTTGCGCATGGTTCGCACCGCGAACACGATGCACCCGGCATCCCACATTTGCCCGCACCACGTACGACGTATTCACCTATGGCAGACGATAACAGCAAGGCTCCTACCGATTCCGCCGACGCCTTCGACGCCAAGTCAGGCGGTGATGGCGCCGCTGATAAGAGCGCAGTCGAGGATACGGCGGCGGACGAATCGACAGAAGAACAGGGTCCCTGGACGAAGCAGTCGATCGACATTCCGGAGGGCCCCATCAAGGAGACGGTCGAGTATGAAACGTACCCGGCTTCCCGCTTCACGCACGACGACCTCGGCCTCTCGGACGATGACCTGATGCCGATGCTGCGCAACATGCTGCTGCAGCGTCGCTTTGAGGAGCGGTGCCGCCAGATGTATCAGCGGCAAAACATCTCCGGTTTCCTTCACCTCTACATCGGGCAGGAAGCTGTTTCGACCGGATCGGTCTACGGTATTCGTCTCGGCGAGGACTCGGTCATCACGGCCTACCGGGATCACGGGATCGGTCTTGCGATGGGAATGGACCCGAAAGCCTGCATGGCGGAGCTCTTTGGGAAGAAATCGGGCTGCTCCTCGGGCAAAGGCGGGTCGATGCACTTCTTCGACTCCGAGAAGCGGATGTTCGGCGGTCACGCGATCGTCGGGGCGCACCTCCCGGTGGGCGCTGGCATCGCGTTCGCCCACAAGTACCGCGATGAGGACAACGTCTGCCTCTGCTTCTTCGGCGACGGCGCGATGGCGCAGGGCGCCTACCGCGAAGCCCTGAACCTGGCCGGTATCTACGACCTGCCGATCGTGTTCATCTGCGAGAACAACCAGTATGCGATGGGCACCGCGGTCGACCGTGTTCAGGCCGAGCCGGACCTGTTCAAGCACGGCCGCTCGTTCGGCATGCCGTGCTCGCTTGCAAGCGGGATGGACGTGTTCAGCGTAAACGGCGCCGTCAAGGATCACGTCGAGATGGCCCGGGAGGGGCAGCCGTCGATGCTCGAGATCCGGACGTACCGCTACCAGGGCCACTCGATTTCCGACCCGGCCAAGTACCGCAAGGAAGGAGAGCTCGACGCGCGCAAGAGTGAGGACGCGATCGTTCGCCTGCAGCAGTACATCATCGATCAGGACATCGCGACGGACTCCGAGATCGAGACGCTCGACGACGAGATTAAGCAGGAAGTGCTCGACGCGATCGAGTTTGCAAACAATAGCGACTTCCCCGACGACGACGCGATTTACGATCACGTGTACGCCCAGGAAGACTACCCGTTTATCAACTGACCCGACAGATCTCACGGTCTGACAAGGGTCAACGACCCGGAACGCCCTTCGATCAATGAATTGAAGAACACGGCGCCACCGGAGACGGGACCCCAACTTCGCATTTCAAATTTCGAACTTCGAATTCGCAACTTATGGCAACTCTACAGCTACGCGAAGCTATTCGCGCGGCCATGACGGAAGAAATGGAGCGCGATGAAGATGTCTTCCTTATGGGCGAGGAGGTCGCTGAATACGATGGCGCCTACAAGGTCAGCCAGGGCATGCTCGATCAGTTTGGCCCCGATCGGGTCATCGACACCCCCATTGCTGAGCTTGGCTTCTCCGGCCTCGGCATTGGAGCGGCGATGAGCGGACTCCGCCCGATCATCGAGTTCATGACGTTCAACTTTTCCTTTGTCGCCTTTGATCAGGTCGTCAACAACGCGCCAAACATGCGGTACATGTCCGGCGGTCAGTTTGGCTGCCCGATCGTTTTCCGCGGGCCGAACGGCGCGGCCGGCCAGCTCGGTGCGACGCACTCGAACTCGACGGAGGCGCTCTACTCCAACTTCCCGGGACTGAAAGTCATTGCACCGTCCAATCCGGATGACGCGAAAGGACTGCTGAAGTCTGCGATTCGGGATGACGATCCGATTGTCTTTCTCGAGAGCGAGCAGATGTACGGCATGAAGGGCGAGGTCTCCGACGAGGAGGACTACCTGCTTCCGATCGGAAAGGCGCGCATTGCCCGTGAAGGCGAGGACGTGACGATTGTGGCTCACTCGAAAAGCTATCATGTGGCGATGAAGGCCGCGGAAGAGCTGGAGAAGGAGGGCTACGACGCGGAGGTCATTGACCCCCGTACGATCAAGCCGCTCGATATCGAGACCATCATCCGGTCGGTGATGAAGACCAACCGCCTTGTGGTCATTGACGAAAGCAGCCCCTTTGCCAGCGTTGCGTCGGAGGTTACGCACCAGGTGCAGGAGCGCGCCTTCGATCATCTCGACGCCCCGGTACTCCGCGTCACGCCGCCCGACACGCCGGCACCCTACGCGCCGAACCTGATGGATCGGTACATGCCGAGCGTTGAAGAGACCGTGCGAGCCAGCAAGCGTGTCCTCTACGCGACAACGTAGCGCTCAGCGGGACAAAGTAGCGCTCAGCGGGACAAAGTAGCGCTCAGCGGGACAAAGTAGCGCTCAGCGGGACAAAGTAGCGCTCAGCGGGACAAAGTAGCGCTCAGCGGGACAAAGTAGCGCTCAGCGGGACAAACGTAGCGCCAAGCGCGACAACGTAGCGCTGTGCGAGACAACGTAGCGCCAAGTGCTACGGCGTAGCGAAAGGCCCAAGTGTACCCTTACCCCTCGTCCGGGAGCCATCACGCTCCCGCGACATACGATTTTTCTTCGATCTGATTTTTGAATCTCGAAACGCGAGACTGACCTATGGCGATTGAAATTGAGATGCCCAAGCTCACCGACACGATGGAAGACGGGGTCCTGTCGGCGTGGCTGGTCGATGAGGGCGAGAAGGTGTCGGCGGGCGATGTGATCGCCCAGGTGGAGACGGACAAGGCCACCATGGATGTGGAGGCCTTCGACGATGGAGTGCTCCTCAAGAAGATGATCGATGAAGGCGAGTCCGTCCCCATCGGACAGCTCATCGCTGTTCTTGGCGATGAGGGCGAGGACATCTCGGACCTCGTCGGCGGGGGAGATGGTGCGGATGAAGAACCTTCCACCGACGAAGCCGGTGCCGATGCGGCAGAAGATAAGGCGGCGGTCGCGAAGACGACGGAGCAAGAGTCGTCCGAAACAGCCGCAGCCGAGCCGGTTGGTGATGGACAGGTTCGTGATCGCGAACCTGAGCCTGTACCGGCCGGAACAGATTCCGAGGGACGGCGCATCAAGGCGTCGCCGCTTGCCCGCCGAATGGCCCAGGATCACGGCGTGGACCTCGCGTCCATGGACGGATCCGGACCCGAGGGTCGTATTGTGCGCCGCGACGTCGAGGCACGGATCGAAGAAGGTGAAGCCGCTCCCGCAGAAACGAAGGCCGCGCCGACGCCGCAGACGTCCGGCGAGCCTGCCTTCGAGATGCCGACATCGGTACTTGAGGAAGAGGGTGAGCTCTACGCGAGCGAGAACATCTCGCAGATGCGCAAAACGATCTCCCGCCGCCTCGCGCAGAGCAAGTACACCGCTCCGCACTTCTACCTCACGGTAGACATCGACATGGCGAAGGCCATGGAGGCACGGAAACAGCTCAATGCTCTAACGGAGAAGCAGGATGGACCGAAGATCTCGGTCAACGATTTCATAACGAAGGCCTGCGCCCTCGCACTTCGCGAGCATCCGTACGTAAATGCATCGTACCTTGCGGAAGAAGGCGAAATCCGGAAATACAATCAGGTGCACGTCGGCGTTGCCGTCGCGATCGATGAGGGCCTGATTACGCCTGTTATTCGAAACGCCGACCGGAAAGGGCTAGGCCAGATCTCGAAAGAGACGCGGGAGCTGGCCGGGCGCGCTCGGAATCGCGAATTACAGCCCGAAGAGTTCGAAGGGTCGACCTTCACCACAAGTAACCTCGGCATGTTTGGGATCGAGGAGTTCACAGCGATCATCAATCCGCCGAACGCCGCGATTCTCGCAATCGGTGAGATTCGCGATGTCCCGGTTGTTGAAGATGGAGAGGTTGTGCCCGGTAAGCGCATGAAGGTGACGCTGTCATGCGACCATCGCGTGGTCGATGGCGCAGTCGGCGCGCAGTTCCTGCAGGATGTTCAGGGGTACCTTGAGGACCCAATGAACATGCTTCTGTAGACCGGATTTTCGAGTCCTGTGCGCGACCTTCACGCCGCGACGTGCCCTTCCTGGCCGTCGCGGCGATCGCGTATGGGACGGTCCGTTCTCAACTGATGCTAGAACGCCTGTGTCATGAAGATCGCACACGTATCGGACCCGCATTTCGGCCGCATCGCTCACCCGGGGATTGTGGACGCGCTTGTGGAGGAGATAAACGAGCGCCCGTTCGACCTCGTCGCGATAAGCGGAGACCTGACGCAGCGCGCCCGTCCCTCGGAGTTTGCGGCGGCCACGTCCATGATCGAGCGGTTCGAGGCACCCGTCATTGTCGTCCCGGGAAACCACGACGTCTATCC
The DNA window shown above is from Longibacter salinarum and carries:
- the pdhA gene encoding pyruvate dehydrogenase (acetyl-transferring) E1 component subunit alpha; this translates as MADDNSKAPTDSADAFDAKSGGDGAADKSAVEDTAADESTEEQGPWTKQSIDIPEGPIKETVEYETYPASRFTHDDLGLSDDDLMPMLRNMLLQRRFEERCRQMYQRQNISGFLHLYIGQEAVSTGSVYGIRLGEDSVITAYRDHGIGLAMGMDPKACMAELFGKKSGCSSGKGGSMHFFDSEKRMFGGHAIVGAHLPVGAGIAFAHKYRDEDNVCLCFFGDGAMAQGAYREALNLAGIYDLPIVFICENNQYAMGTAVDRVQAEPDLFKHGRSFGMPCSLASGMDVFSVNGAVKDHVEMAREGQPSMLEIRTYRYQGHSISDPAKYRKEGELDARKSEDAIVRLQQYIIDQDIATDSEIETLDDEIKQEVLDAIEFANNSDFPDDDAIYDHVYAQEDYPFIN
- a CDS encoding pyruvate dehydrogenase complex E1 component subunit beta — encoded protein: MATLQLREAIRAAMTEEMERDEDVFLMGEEVAEYDGAYKVSQGMLDQFGPDRVIDTPIAELGFSGLGIGAAMSGLRPIIEFMTFNFSFVAFDQVVNNAPNMRYMSGGQFGCPIVFRGPNGAAGQLGATHSNSTEALYSNFPGLKVIAPSNPDDAKGLLKSAIRDDDPIVFLESEQMYGMKGEVSDEEDYLLPIGKARIAREGEDVTIVAHSKSYHVAMKAAEELEKEGYDAEVIDPRTIKPLDIETIIRSVMKTNRLVVIDESSPFASVASEVTHQVQERAFDHLDAPVLRVTPPDTPAPYAPNLMDRYMPSVEETVRASKRVLYATT
- a CDS encoding pyruvate dehydrogenase complex dihydrolipoamide acetyltransferase; protein product: MAIEIEMPKLTDTMEDGVLSAWLVDEGEKVSAGDVIAQVETDKATMDVEAFDDGVLLKKMIDEGESVPIGQLIAVLGDEGEDISDLVGGGDGADEEPSTDEAGADAAEDKAAVAKTTEQESSETAAAEPVGDGQVRDREPEPVPAGTDSEGRRIKASPLARRMAQDHGVDLASMDGSGPEGRIVRRDVEARIEEGEAAPAETKAAPTPQTSGEPAFEMPTSVLEEEGELYASENISQMRKTISRRLAQSKYTAPHFYLTVDIDMAKAMEARKQLNALTEKQDGPKISVNDFITKACALALREHPYVNASYLAEEGEIRKYNQVHVGVAVAIDEGLITPVIRNADRKGLGQISKETRELAGRARNRELQPEEFEGSTFTTSNLGMFGIEEFTAIINPPNAAILAIGEIRDVPVVEDGEVVPGKRMKVTLSCDHRVVDGAVGAQFLQDVQGYLEDPMNMLL